In a single window of the bacterium genome:
- a CDS encoding PAS domain S-box protein translates to MLFIVAFGVYLTAEKRVNRTNEQRITSFELSDELRQSSDDLTRMVRTYVATGDPIYKQRYLEILAIRDGQSPRPINYKNVYWDLVLADGARPRSFGQAISMLELMRQAGFTAEEFKHLQSAKAASDWLTGTELKAMALAESTTPPTDANRNTARQRLYGADYHQAKRDIMQQIGEFIDLVDQRTLATVDDAKLKLGRTRLGFIVLGVALVFMLARTLYLIKAEMNEKEQGETLLKSSEVALRKSEQRFRQMFENNAAVLLLIEPDSGAIVDANPAAASFYGYRVEQLRAMRLDQINTLTPSEIAAEMARAVQQERDFFIFMHRLASGDIRTVEVRSTPIHVNEQTLLFSIVSDVTDLHRAQQVLLKNERLLRESQKAARIGSYINTLEAGTFEGTSVLDEIFGITKAYPHTNEGWVKFMHPDFMQAMREALLDSINNKKPFDAEYKIIRPSDGAERWMHGLGQITYDDKGKAISLIGTVQDITERKRAEEDLKRQAALINSMLDSDPDMVFFKNTEGVYLGCNPAFAEFVGRPKNEIVGKTDYDIFDKQVADSFRENDHQMLAEHKPRHNEEWVTYPDGRKALLDTLKTHYWGQNGELIGVLGISRDITERKQAEELQVKLQDQLNQAQKMESVGRLAGGVAHDFNNLLMCTMGYAQLCLDTLPGDHPVRGYLNAIVSTSQRSADLTRQLLAFARKQTIAPKVLDLNNAMAGMLKLLCRLIGEDINLVLMPGAGLWPVKLDPSQIDQILANLCVNARDAIAGVGKITLATVNVTIDQDFCVNHAGFVPGAYVLLTVSDDGCGMDKAVLANIFEPFFTTKDVDKGTGLGLATVYGIVKQNDGFIYVDSEPGKGTTFRIYLPRFSGDGPKTATASTGEVPRSRGETVLLVEDEKSLRETCGLFLEALGYKVLVADTPAAALGMAAQHKDDIHLLVTDVIMPGMNGREMSERLLANRPNLKVLFMSGYTADVILNQKVPYEGLHFIQKPFSRDDLARKVREVLG, encoded by the coding sequence ATGCTTTTCATAGTTGCGTTCGGGGTCTATCTCACTGCCGAAAAGCGTGTTAATCGAACGAACGAACAGCGGATTACCTCCTTTGAACTTAGTGATGAACTGAGGCAGTCATCAGATGATTTGACCCGGATGGTGCGTACCTACGTTGCTACAGGGGATCCAATATACAAACAGCGTTATCTGGAAATTCTGGCGATACGTGATGGCCAATCGCCGCGTCCAATCAACTACAAAAATGTCTATTGGGATTTGGTTCTCGCCGATGGGGCTCGGCCGCGTTCGTTTGGGCAAGCGATTTCAATGCTGGAATTGATGCGGCAGGCCGGATTTACTGCCGAGGAATTCAAGCACCTCCAGTCCGCCAAGGCCGCTTCAGATTGGCTCACCGGCACCGAACTCAAGGCCATGGCACTCGCCGAATCCACGACACCGCCAACAGACGCTAATCGCAATACGGCGCGACAGAGGCTTTATGGCGCTGACTATCACCAAGCCAAGCGCGACATCATGCAACAGATCGGTGAATTTATCGATCTGGTAGATCAGCGGACGCTCGCTACGGTTGATGATGCCAAGCTCAAGCTAGGGCGCACACGGTTGGGGTTTATCGTCCTCGGGGTTGCATTGGTTTTCATGCTGGCGCGTACACTGTACCTGATCAAAGCCGAAATGAATGAGAAGGAACAAGGCGAAACATTGCTGAAGAGTTCCGAGGTCGCCCTGCGCAAGAGTGAACAGCGCTTTCGCCAGATGTTCGAGAACAACGCGGCAGTCCTGTTGCTGATCGAGCCGGATTCCGGCGCCATCGTCGACGCCAACCCCGCCGCGGCCAGCTTCTATGGCTACCGCGTCGAGCAACTGCGGGCCATGCGCCTTGACCAGATCAATACATTGACGCCATCGGAAATCGCGGCGGAGATGGCCCGCGCTGTGCAGCAGGAACGCGATTTCTTCATCTTTATGCACCGTCTGGCCAGTGGCGACATCCGGACTGTCGAAGTTCGCTCGACGCCGATCCACGTCAATGAGCAGACCTTGCTTTTCTCCATTGTCAGCGACGTCACGGACCTTCATAGAGCGCAGCAAGTACTCCTGAAGAACGAGCGGCTGCTGCGTGAATCGCAGAAGGCCGCCCGGATCGGAAGCTACATCAATACGCTTGAAGCGGGAACGTTTGAGGGCACAAGCGTCCTTGATGAAATCTTCGGAATCACCAAAGCCTACCCGCACACCAATGAAGGCTGGGTGAAGTTCATGCATCCGGATTTCATGCAAGCGATGCGCGAGGCGCTTTTGGACTCGATCAACAACAAGAAACCGTTTGACGCCGAATACAAGATCATTCGGCCAAGCGATGGGGCCGAGCGCTGGATGCATGGTCTCGGACAAATCACCTATGACGACAAGGGCAAAGCGATCAGCCTGATCGGGACAGTTCAGGATATCACCGAGCGCAAGCGGGCAGAGGAAGATCTCAAACGGCAGGCGGCCCTGATTAATTCCATGCTGGATTCAGATCCTGACATGGTCTTTTTCAAGAATACCGAGGGGGTTTACCTGGGCTGCAACCCCGCCTTCGCCGAGTTCGTGGGGCGGCCAAAGAACGAGATTGTCGGAAAAACCGACTACGATATTTTCGACAAGCAGGTTGCCGATTCGTTCCGGGAAAATGACCATCAGATGCTGGCGGAGCACAAGCCCCGGCACAACGAGGAATGGGTCACCTATCCCGATGGCCGGAAAGCATTGCTGGACACCCTCAAGACGCACTATTGGGGCCAGAACGGAGAACTCATCGGCGTGCTCGGCATCAGCCGCGATATCACTGAGCGCAAGCAGGCGGAAGAGTTGCAGGTCAAACTCCAGGATCAGTTGAATCAGGCCCAGAAGATGGAATCAGTGGGCCGCCTGGCCGGGGGCGTGGCGCACGACTTCAACAACCTGCTCATGTGTACCATGGGATACGCCCAACTGTGCCTGGACACTCTTCCCGGGGATCACCCCGTCCGCGGCTACCTGAACGCGATCGTCTCAACTTCACAGCGCTCGGCCGATCTCACCCGGCAATTGCTGGCCTTCGCCCGCAAGCAGACCATTGCGCCCAAGGTCCTGGACCTGAACAACGCCATGGCAGGCATGCTCAAACTGCTGTGCCGCCTGATCGGCGAGGATATCAACCTGGTCTTGATGCCGGGCGCGGGGTTGTGGCCGGTTAAGCTTGACCCCTCTCAGATTGACCAGATCCTGGCGAACCTGTGCGTCAACGCCCGGGACGCCATCGCCGGAGTCGGTAAAATCACCCTCGCGACCGTCAATGTCACGATCGATCAAGACTTCTGCGTCAATCATGCCGGGTTTGTTCCCGGCGCGTATGTGCTGCTGACGGTTAGCGACGATGGCTGCGGGATGGATAAGGCCGTCCTCGCAAACATCTTCGAGCCGTTCTTCACCACCAAGGACGTCGACAAGGGGACCGGTCTTGGATTGGCTACGGTATACGGCATCGTCAAACAGAACGATGGGTTCATCTATGTCGATAGCGAACCGGGCAAAGGCACAACCTTCAGGATCTACCTGCCGCGCTTCTCAGGGGATGGCCCGAAAACGGCTACCGCGAGCACTGGGGAAGTGCCCCGCAGTCGCGGAGAGACAGTACTCCTGGTGGAGGACGAAAAATCGCTTCGCGAGACGTGCGGGTTGTTTCTGGAAGCTCTCGGATACAAGGTTCTGGTGGCGGACACGCCGGCAGCCGCTCTGGGCATGGCGGCTCAACACAAGGACGACATCCATCTATTGGTCACCGATGTAATCATGCCCGGTATGAACGGGCGGGAAATGTCCGAACGACTCCTGGCGAACCGACCGAACCTGAAAGTCCTATTCATGTCCGGCTACACGGCCGATGTGATCTTGAACCAGAAAGTGCCGTACGAAGGGCTGCACTTTATCCAGAAACCCTTTTCGCGCGACGACCTGGCCCGCAAGGTGCGTGAA